The proteins below are encoded in one region of Aquisphaera giovannonii:
- a CDS encoding sugar phosphate isomerase/epimerase family protein, with amino-acid sequence MKLGLINSAWVQAGRGTSYGIARTRELGFDAIDVFADPLDIDAKERRLIREQAAAAGLPIVSVCCVALGLIDFNPSVQRFHVDRARAYLDMAYDFGARNLLLVLGEYVWQKEVIGPDEQWAAAVKHVRSLGEHADGLGLELAMELEPFRLSLLGDVPSMLRFLQDVDHPAVKANIDISHLVLAGQPPSAIADLRGRVAHVHISDCDGKVHGDLPPGRGVVDFPPYLDAIKDLGIDDATISVELEYSPDPDHIEAWVAEAYEKTAALMRKAGLRP; translated from the coding sequence ATGAAGCTCGGACTCATCAATTCCGCGTGGGTCCAGGCCGGACGCGGCACGTCGTACGGGATCGCCAGGACCCGCGAGCTCGGCTTCGACGCCATCGACGTCTTCGCCGATCCGCTGGACATCGACGCGAAGGAGCGGCGCCTGATCCGGGAGCAGGCGGCGGCGGCCGGGCTGCCCATCGTGAGCGTCTGCTGCGTGGCCCTCGGGCTGATCGACTTCAACCCCAGCGTGCAGCGATTCCACGTCGATCGGGCCAGGGCTTACCTCGACATGGCCTACGACTTCGGGGCCAGAAACCTGCTGCTGGTCCTGGGCGAGTACGTCTGGCAGAAGGAGGTCATCGGGCCGGACGAGCAGTGGGCGGCGGCGGTCAAGCACGTCCGGTCGCTCGGCGAGCATGCCGACGGCCTCGGCCTCGAGCTCGCCATGGAACTGGAGCCGTTCCGGCTCTCGTTGCTGGGGGACGTCCCGAGCATGCTGCGGTTCCTCCAGGACGTCGATCACCCGGCGGTGAAGGCGAACATCGACATCTCCCACCTCGTGCTGGCGGGGCAGCCCCCCTCCGCGATCGCCGACCTCCGCGGTCGCGTCGCGCACGTCCACATCTCGGACTGCGACGGGAAGGTCCACGGCGACCTTCCTCCCGGCCGAGGTGTGGTGGACTTTCCCCCGTACCTGGACGCCATCAAGGACCTGGGCATCGACGACGCGACGATCTCCGTCGAGCTCGAATACAGCCCGGATCCCGACCACATCGAGGCCTGGGTGGCCGAGGCCTATGAGAAGACCGCCGCCCTGATGCGGAAGGCCGGGCTGAGGCCGTGA
- a CDS encoding ABC transporter permease, whose product MNRLASAAAASCIIAALAALVGLPLAATAFEACGPRRVADFLDASGLSSGARWIRETWPPEPEPASGLSLDPAATARMLDDRGGLPRPARLALESLGLVAATEALALPVGVALALLLFRTDVPFRRTLLGILLIAAFVPLPLHATAWLGAFGNAGRAQLLGSRPLLVGRTGAAVVHAMAALPWVVLIAGLGVRAVEPDLEQSALLDMTTWRVAVLVTLRRSLGAIAASSVAVAVLTSGDMTVTDLLQVRTYAEESYVQFTLGRGPADAAAVAIPPLAILAAAILGLALALERSDPARLAAAFGRVDAWRAGRRSAPAWMLVLLVSNVMLLPLYGMVWRAGRVGGRARLGLPPVWSFEGLAGTLSFAWEESWEPMQTSLWLGSAAASIATALAWGLAWKARDSLAWRITLLATVSLAFATPGPVVGMAIGLAYRWLPVVYDTGLVVIAAQAVRVLPYAIVILWIAIRTLPGELLESAAIDGLAAAGVVAKVAIPLTAKPIVAAWLSTFVLAFGELPATNLIQPPGVSTITGRIWSLLHTGVESHLAGVALITLAVIASSLMGVAAIAWVGRSLRGRLTPRR is encoded by the coding sequence GTGAACCGCCTGGCCTCGGCGGCGGCCGCAAGCTGCATCATCGCGGCCCTCGCGGCGCTCGTCGGCCTCCCCCTGGCGGCCACGGCCTTCGAGGCCTGCGGGCCGCGGAGGGTCGCCGACTTCCTCGATGCGTCGGGGCTTTCGAGCGGGGCGCGGTGGATCCGCGAGACCTGGCCGCCAGAGCCGGAGCCCGCCTCCGGCTTGTCGCTCGACCCCGCGGCGACGGCCCGGATGCTCGATGATCGAGGCGGACTGCCTCGGCCCGCCCGCCTCGCCCTGGAGAGCCTGGGGCTGGTCGCGGCGACGGAAGCCCTTGCGCTGCCCGTCGGCGTCGCGCTTGCGCTGCTGCTCTTCCGCACCGACGTCCCGTTCCGGAGGACTCTGCTCGGGATCTTGCTGATCGCGGCCTTCGTCCCGCTCCCGCTGCACGCGACGGCCTGGCTGGGGGCATTCGGCAACGCCGGACGGGCCCAGCTCCTCGGCTCCCGGCCGTTGCTCGTGGGCAGGACGGGCGCGGCCGTGGTTCATGCCATGGCCGCGCTGCCGTGGGTCGTCCTGATCGCGGGGCTCGGCGTCCGCGCGGTGGAGCCGGACCTGGAGCAATCGGCCCTGCTCGACATGACGACCTGGCGCGTCGCCGTCCTCGTCACGCTGCGACGCTCGCTCGGGGCGATCGCCGCCTCGTCCGTCGCCGTGGCCGTGCTGACCAGCGGCGACATGACCGTGACGGACCTGCTCCAGGTCCGGACGTATGCCGAGGAATCCTACGTCCAGTTCACGCTCGGGCGAGGGCCGGCCGACGCCGCGGCCGTCGCGATCCCGCCGCTGGCCATCCTGGCGGCCGCGATCCTGGGCCTGGCGCTGGCCCTCGAACGTTCGGATCCCGCTCGGCTGGCCGCGGCGTTCGGGAGGGTCGACGCATGGCGTGCCGGGCGACGGTCGGCGCCGGCGTGGATGCTCGTCCTGCTCGTATCCAACGTCATGCTCTTGCCGCTGTACGGCATGGTCTGGCGCGCCGGCCGAGTCGGCGGGCGGGCGCGGCTCGGGCTTCCGCCGGTCTGGTCCTTCGAGGGCCTCGCCGGAACGCTGAGCTTCGCCTGGGAGGAGAGCTGGGAGCCCATGCAGACCAGCCTTTGGCTCGGCTCCGCGGCGGCGAGCATCGCCACGGCACTCGCCTGGGGGCTCGCCTGGAAGGCTCGGGACTCGCTCGCCTGGCGAATCACGCTGCTGGCCACCGTCTCCCTCGCCTTCGCCACCCCCGGTCCCGTGGTCGGCATGGCCATCGGGCTGGCTTACCGCTGGCTGCCCGTCGTCTACGACACAGGTCTGGTGGTGATTGCCGCACAGGCCGTGCGGGTGCTCCCGTACGCCATCGTGATCCTCTGGATTGCCATCCGCACCCTGCCCGGCGAGTTGCTCGAATCGGCCGCGATCGACGGCCTGGCCGCGGCCGGCGTGGTGGCGAAGGTCGCGATCCCGCTCACGGCGAAGCCCATCGTCGCCGCCTGGCTATCGACCTTCGTCCTGGCCTTCGGCGAGCTGCCCGCGACCAATCTCATCCAGCCGCCGGGCGTCTCGACGATCACCGGCCGGATTTGGTCGCTCCTGCACACGGGCGTGGAGAGTCACCTCGCCGGAGTCGCACTGATCACGCTGGCTGTCATCGCCTCGTCGCTGATGGGCGTGGCGGCGATCGCCTGGGTGGGTCGTTCTCTCCGGGGGCGTCTCACGCCGCGACGATGA
- a CDS encoding site-2 protease family protein, with translation MNISWKLGRIAGIDLFLHPTFLLILIPGLLGGEPSLPLVVTLFGCVVLHELGHALMARRFGIETLDITLYPIGGVARLERMPRAPGAEILIALAGPAVNFAIAGLLIAFQSLSLGDGEPAASLGLLCDNLLVLNLVLGLFNLLPAFPMDGGRVLRALLSSFVGRPRATSIAASIGRAAAVAFGFYGLLHWNFLQLALAAFIYFAAGAEEAGVLADERRRATGERDEDIWSAPPGYRWVHRGNGVWQLAPIIVRAQPRPGASPWTH, from the coding sequence ATGAACATTTCATGGAAGCTGGGGCGGATTGCGGGGATCGACCTGTTCCTGCATCCGACATTCTTGCTGATCCTGATACCGGGCCTGCTCGGGGGCGAGCCGTCGCTGCCGCTCGTCGTTACGCTATTCGGCTGCGTGGTCCTTCACGAGCTCGGGCACGCGTTGATGGCGAGGCGTTTCGGGATCGAGACCCTGGATATCACGCTCTATCCGATCGGCGGGGTGGCGCGTCTGGAGCGGATGCCGCGAGCCCCCGGCGCGGAGATCCTCATCGCGCTGGCTGGCCCGGCGGTGAACTTCGCCATCGCGGGACTCTTGATCGCCTTCCAATCGCTTTCACTCGGTGACGGTGAGCCCGCCGCGTCGCTCGGACTTCTCTGCGACAACCTGCTGGTTTTGAATCTGGTCCTGGGCCTGTTCAACCTGCTGCCCGCGTTCCCCATGGACGGCGGGCGAGTCCTGCGAGCACTCCTCAGCAGCTTCGTGGGACGTCCGCGGGCGACCTCGATCGCGGCGTCGATCGGCCGAGCGGCGGCGGTCGCCTTCGGATTTTACGGCCTTCTGCACTGGAATTTTCTGCAGCTGGCGCTCGCGGCCTTCATCTACTTTGCCGCCGGTGCCGAGGAGGCCGGGGTGCTGGCGGATGAGAGGAGGCGGGCGACGGGCGAGCGCGACGAGGACATCTGGTCCGCGCCGCCGGGATATCGCTGGGTCCACCGAGGCAACGGGGTCTGGCAGCTCGCTCCGATCATCGTCAGGGCCCAGCCACGACCAGGCGCATCGCCATGGACCCACTGA
- a CDS encoding sensor histidine kinase has protein sequence MLRIPEVIQAWSVPAWAAWNLGRVLFAGVLVGVCAIMAAAWIALRRLRKRHTDLSSDLEAAADERRRAVQALRHTEALYYSLVETLPQNILRKDLDGIFTFANRRFCAELGRSLDQILGRTDFDFYPRELAEKYRRDDRRVIESGQVLDVVEQHVTPQGETLYVQVMKSPIFGDDGKPLGIQGIFWDVTARIRAEEQLKEQYVTLQELAHSEHQAHQALKQAQSRLVQTEKLASLGQLVAGVAHEINNPLSFVSNNVAVLERDLADLLAIIQAYGEADRDLERVRPDLAAKVAQLDERIDLTYSMSNLPRLIERTREGLRRIERIVKELRLFARVDEGEWNEVDLNPGIESSINIIKGYARKKGVKVAMDLGAMPAIRCRAARIHQVIVNLLTNAIDACGEQGEVQVRTRSEPEALGIRIDVSDNGCGMDPETRDHIFDPFFTTKPIGQGTGLGLSISYGIIEEHDGSIEVQSTAGGGSCFTVHLPLEPRRKPPSPAAATGLSTAFDSTQDATIVEDHPREVPTVAAASVSEESDSATGDSSK, from the coding sequence TTGTTGAGGATCCCGGAAGTCATCCAAGCCTGGTCCGTGCCCGCGTGGGCCGCGTGGAATCTCGGCCGCGTCCTCTTCGCGGGGGTGCTGGTCGGCGTGTGCGCGATCATGGCCGCCGCGTGGATCGCGCTGCGGCGGCTCCGGAAGCGTCACACCGACCTCTCGTCGGACCTGGAGGCCGCCGCCGACGAGCGCCGGAGGGCGGTCCAGGCGCTTCGCCACACCGAGGCCCTCTACTATTCGCTCGTGGAGACGCTGCCGCAGAACATCCTCCGCAAGGACCTGGACGGGATCTTCACCTTCGCCAACAGGCGGTTCTGCGCGGAGCTCGGCCGCAGCCTCGATCAGATCCTCGGCCGCACCGATTTCGACTTCTATCCCCGGGAGCTCGCCGAGAAGTACCGTCGCGACGACCGCCGGGTCATCGAGAGCGGCCAGGTCCTCGACGTCGTCGAGCAGCACGTCACGCCCCAGGGCGAGACGCTCTACGTGCAGGTGATGAAGTCGCCGATCTTCGGCGACGACGGGAAGCCCCTGGGCATCCAGGGGATCTTCTGGGACGTCACGGCGCGCATCCGCGCGGAGGAGCAGCTCAAGGAGCAGTACGTCACGCTCCAGGAGCTCGCCCATTCGGAGCACCAGGCGCACCAGGCGCTCAAGCAGGCCCAGAGCCGACTCGTGCAGACGGAGAAGCTCGCCAGCCTGGGCCAGCTCGTCGCGGGGGTGGCCCACGAGATCAACAATCCCCTTTCCTTCGTGAGCAACAACGTGGCGGTCCTGGAACGCGACCTCGCGGACCTGCTGGCCATCATCCAGGCGTACGGTGAGGCGGATCGCGACCTCGAGCGGGTGCGCCCGGACCTGGCGGCGAAGGTCGCCCAGCTGGACGAGCGAATCGACCTCACCTACAGCATGTCGAACCTCCCCCGGCTCATCGAGCGGACCCGCGAAGGGCTGCGGAGGATCGAGCGGATCGTCAAGGAGCTGAGGCTGTTCGCCAGGGTCGATGAAGGCGAGTGGAATGAGGTGGATCTGAATCCCGGCATCGAGTCGTCGATCAACATCATCAAGGGCTACGCCCGGAAGAAGGGCGTGAAGGTCGCCATGGACCTGGGAGCGATGCCCGCCATCCGCTGCCGCGCGGCGAGGATCCACCAGGTGATCGTGAACCTGCTCACCAATGCCATCGACGCGTGCGGCGAGCAGGGCGAGGTCCAGGTCCGCACCCGGTCGGAGCCGGAGGCCCTGGGCATCCGGATCGACGTCAGCGACAACGGCTGCGGCATGGACCCGGAGACCCGGGATCACATCTTCGACCCCTTCTTCACCACCAAGCCGATCGGCCAGGGGACGGGCCTGGGCCTCTCGATCAGCTACGGGATCATCGAGGAGCACGACGGGAGCATCGAGGTCCAGTCCACCGCCGGCGGCGGCTCCTGCTTCACCGTGCACCTCCCGCTGGAGCCGCGTCGGAAGCCCCCGTCGCCCGCGGCCGCGACCGGGTTGTCCACGGCCTTCGACTCGACCCAGGATGCGACCATCGTCGAGGATCATCCGCGGGAAGTGCCCACGGTCGCCGCCGCGTCCGTCTCGGAAGAGTCGGATTCCGCCACCGGAGACTCATCGAAATGA
- a CDS encoding Gfo/Idh/MocA family protein, translated as MTAPSLGPEDHLPDWPLRRDVGIGIVGSGFIVRDCHLVAYRAAGFRVVGITSRTRARAVEVAASRGVPCVFDSLAAMLDDPAIEILDVAVPPAAQPGVIREVLAHRGKVRGILAQKPLADSLAEAATLVAACERAGVRLQVNQNMRYDHSVRALRRLVGRGVLGDPVLATIEMRAIPHWMPWARGGRSLSTFIMSIHHLDTFRYWLGDPDRVLASSRPDPRADFPHQDGINLYILEYGSGARASAWDDVWTGPAREGSGADLSIRWRFEGTDGLAVGTIGWPGWPARVPSTIDYSTRADGGAWHRPRWPQAWFPDAFAGTMAGLLRAVEAGADPDISGRDNLKTLALCEAVLAAARDHRVVQLEEFAEGTG; from the coding sequence ATGACAGCGCCCTCGCTCGGCCCCGAGGATCACCTGCCGGATTGGCCGCTGCGGCGCGACGTCGGCATCGGGATCGTGGGCTCGGGCTTCATCGTCCGCGACTGCCACCTGGTCGCCTACCGGGCGGCCGGCTTCCGGGTCGTCGGCATCACGTCGAGGACGCGAGCCCGGGCGGTGGAGGTCGCGGCGTCCAGGGGCGTCCCCTGCGTCTTCGATTCGCTCGCCGCCATGCTCGATGATCCGGCGATTGAAATCCTCGACGTCGCGGTCCCGCCTGCGGCGCAGCCCGGCGTCATCCGAGAGGTGCTCGCCCATCGCGGGAAGGTCCGGGGGATACTCGCTCAGAAGCCGCTGGCGGACTCGCTGGCAGAGGCCGCGACGCTGGTCGCCGCCTGCGAGCGGGCGGGCGTCCGGCTCCAGGTCAACCAGAACATGCGGTACGACCACTCGGTGCGAGCGCTGCGCCGGCTGGTCGGCCGCGGGGTGCTGGGTGACCCGGTCCTCGCGACGATCGAGATGAGGGCGATCCCCCACTGGATGCCCTGGGCACGCGGGGGCCGCTCGCTCTCCACGTTCATCATGAGCATCCATCACCTGGATACGTTCCGCTACTGGCTCGGCGACCCGGACCGGGTGCTGGCCAGCTCTCGCCCCGATCCTCGGGCCGATTTCCCGCACCAGGACGGTATCAACCTGTACATCCTCGAGTATGGCTCCGGCGCCCGGGCTTCGGCCTGGGATGACGTCTGGACGGGGCCGGCGCGGGAGGGATCGGGGGCGGATCTCTCGATCCGATGGAGGTTCGAGGGGACCGACGGACTGGCGGTCGGGACGATCGGCTGGCCCGGGTGGCCGGCACGCGTCCCGAGCACCATCGACTATTCCACGAGGGCCGACGGGGGGGCGTGGCACCGGCCGAGGTGGCCGCAGGCCTGGTTTCCCGACGCCTTCGCCGGTACGATGGCGGGCCTGCTCCGCGCCGTCGAGGCGGGGGCCGATCCGGACATTTCGGGCCGCGACAACCTTAAGACCCTCGCGCTCTGCGAGGCCGTCCTGGCGGCCGCGAGGGATCATCGCGTCGTGCAACTCGAGGAATTCGCGGAGGGGACCGGATAG
- a CDS encoding M24 family metallopeptidase — MATGAHTGGAISVIPENLDFSGEFDPVLVTAADRPDLDTLPPTPDPAADHQDPELARRRQDVELKHDRIRAYLDATEQDAVVLGRAGSVAWFSSGGDLGQDLGSDVSSVLFFINRTSRAVISDNVQSSRVFEEELAGLGFQLKERPWYNDPFRTVAELSHNKRVACDLGGSAGLPWRKDGDPLKNLRRQLTSLERQRLRELGRTLTLAVEATCRNFDRGEREADVAGHLAHRLHREGVTPVALRVASDDRLERYREATSKDAAIQRRATISVTGRRFGLCASVTRTVSFGPLDPEYARHHNLATMVNATYIFFSRPGLSVADVFRRGKRIYEKFNAPHEWTLDYQGVALGYSPRDLVLTPDCDLILEPNMALCWSPSVRSARCEDTVVVDERGYEVVTAAQNWPQLEVSVKGHAIMRPGVLVR, encoded by the coding sequence GTGGCGACCGGGGCACATACCGGCGGCGCGATCTCGGTGATCCCCGAGAATCTCGACTTCTCGGGGGAATTCGACCCGGTGCTCGTCACCGCGGCCGACCGGCCGGATCTCGACACGCTGCCGCCCACGCCGGACCCCGCCGCGGATCATCAGGATCCCGAACTGGCGAGGCGGCGGCAGGACGTCGAGCTGAAGCACGACCGGATCAGGGCCTACCTGGACGCGACCGAGCAGGACGCCGTCGTGCTGGGCCGAGCGGGCTCGGTCGCCTGGTTCAGCTCGGGCGGCGACCTCGGGCAGGACCTGGGCTCCGATGTCAGCTCCGTGCTGTTCTTCATCAACAGGACGTCGCGGGCGGTCATCTCGGATAACGTCCAGAGCAGCCGCGTCTTCGAGGAGGAACTGGCGGGGCTGGGATTCCAGCTCAAGGAACGCCCCTGGTACAACGACCCCTTCCGGACGGTCGCCGAGCTGAGTCACAACAAGCGGGTGGCCTGCGACCTGGGCGGCTCGGCCGGCCTCCCCTGGCGCAAGGACGGCGACCCTCTCAAGAACCTCCGCAGGCAGCTCACCAGCCTGGAGCGACAGCGCCTGCGCGAGCTCGGTCGCACCCTGACGCTCGCGGTGGAGGCGACCTGCCGCAACTTCGACCGGGGGGAGCGGGAGGCCGACGTGGCCGGGCACCTGGCACACCGGCTCCACCGAGAAGGGGTGACTCCCGTCGCCCTGCGGGTGGCCAGCGACGATCGGCTCGAGCGGTACCGGGAGGCCACGTCCAAGGACGCCGCGATCCAGAGGAGGGCGACCATCTCGGTCACGGGACGCCGATTTGGACTTTGCGCGTCCGTGACGCGAACGGTCTCGTTCGGCCCGCTCGATCCGGAATATGCCCGGCATCACAACCTGGCCACGATGGTGAACGCCACGTACATCTTCTTCTCCCGGCCTGGCCTGTCCGTCGCCGATGTCTTCCGGCGGGGTAAGCGGATCTACGAGAAGTTCAACGCGCCCCACGAGTGGACTCTGGACTACCAGGGCGTGGCCCTGGGCTATTCCCCGCGGGACCTGGTCCTGACCCCCGACTGCGACCTGATCCTGGAGCCGAACATGGCGCTCTGCTGGAGCCCGAGCGTCCGGTCGGCCCGCTGCGAGGACACGGTCGTGGTCGACGAGCGCGGTTACGAGGTCGTGACCGCGGCCCAGAATTGGCCCCAGCTCGAAGTGTCCGTCAAGGGGCACGCGATCATGCGGCCCGGCGTGCTGGTCCGTTGA
- the hemG gene encoding protoporphyrinogen oxidase, translated as MKGPYRVIVVGGGLSGLAAAHRIHERAKAEKLAIEVLVLESRDRVGGVVWTERFEGFTVEEGPDSFITNKPWGVDLCRRLGLGDRLIETDRAHQRSFVVRKGQLAPVPEGFVLMAPQRIMPILTTPVLSWRGKLRLLMDLVIPRRADEAEESLASFVRRRFGREALDRLVQPLVGGVYTGNPNDLSLKATLPQYLAMEQEHRSLIRAARRDAASSRPRHRQASGARYGLFVSLADGMDSLPRSLAASLPAGSVRLGEPVRRISRSVASNRWLVELLDGSPLEADAVIVTTEAHATARMLDGEDPGLALQLRAIPYASSAIITVAYRRDQIQHPLDGFGVVVPAVEGRSILAASFSSVKFPCRAPEGTVLIRVFVGGATQPDFFELDDAALSSLVARELGELIGATGPPLFERIARHPRAMPQYVLGHLERVEAIRTKLARHPRLFLTGIAFDGVGIPDCIHAAESTADRVVEALTKSIIVAA; from the coding sequence ATGAAGGGGCCGTATCGGGTCATCGTGGTCGGCGGTGGCCTGTCCGGCCTCGCCGCCGCGCACCGCATCCACGAGAGGGCGAAGGCCGAGAAGCTCGCGATCGAGGTCCTCGTGCTCGAGTCGCGGGACCGCGTCGGCGGGGTGGTATGGACCGAACGGTTCGAGGGCTTCACCGTCGAGGAAGGGCCGGACTCGTTCATCACGAACAAGCCCTGGGGCGTGGACCTTTGCCGGCGGCTCGGGCTGGGCGATCGCCTCATCGAGACCGACCGCGCCCATCAACGATCATTCGTGGTGCGCAAGGGGCAACTCGCGCCGGTGCCCGAGGGCTTCGTGCTCATGGCGCCGCAGAGGATCATGCCGATCCTCACGACCCCCGTGCTCTCGTGGCGGGGCAAGTTGCGGCTGCTCATGGACCTGGTGATCCCGCGACGCGCCGATGAGGCCGAGGAATCCCTCGCGTCGTTCGTCCGCCGCCGATTCGGCCGGGAGGCGCTCGATCGCCTCGTGCAGCCGCTCGTCGGGGGCGTCTACACGGGCAACCCCAACGACCTGAGCCTGAAGGCCACGCTCCCCCAGTACCTGGCCATGGAGCAGGAGCACCGCAGCCTGATCCGCGCCGCCAGGCGCGATGCCGCATCGTCCCGGCCCAGGCATCGCCAGGCCTCCGGCGCGCGGTACGGGCTTTTCGTCTCGCTCGCGGACGGGATGGATTCGCTGCCCCGATCGCTGGCCGCCAGCCTGCCGGCGGGGAGCGTCCGCCTGGGAGAGCCGGTCCGGCGCATCAGCCGCTCGGTGGCGTCGAACCGATGGCTCGTCGAGCTGCTCGACGGATCGCCGCTCGAGGCGGACGCCGTCATCGTCACCACCGAGGCGCACGCCACGGCGCGGATGCTGGATGGCGAGGATCCCGGCCTGGCGTTACAGCTCCGCGCGATCCCCTATGCCTCCTCGGCCATCATCACGGTGGCATACCGGCGTGACCAGATCCAGCACCCGCTCGACGGATTCGGCGTGGTGGTGCCGGCCGTCGAGGGCAGGTCGATCCTCGCGGCCTCGTTCTCCAGCGTCAAGTTCCCGTGCCGGGCGCCGGAGGGGACCGTCCTGATCCGGGTCTTCGTCGGCGGGGCCACCCAGCCGGACTTCTTCGAGCTCGATGACGCCGCCCTGTCGTCCCTGGTCGCCCGCGAGCTCGGCGAGCTCATCGGCGCGACGGGCCCGCCCCTCTTCGAGCGGATTGCCCGACATCCCCGGGCCATGCCGCAATACGTCCTGGGGCACCTGGAGCGCGTCGAGGCGATCCGCACGAAGCTCGCGAGGCACCCCCGCCTCTTCCTGACCGGCATCGCGTTCGACGGCGTCGGCATACCCGACTGCATCCACGCCGCAGAGTCGACGGCGGATCGCGTGGTGGAGGCGCTCACCAAGTCGATCATCGTCGCGGCGTGA
- a CDS encoding LOG family protein codes for MTEDEQLLNRALPADPSPQVAALGAFTHSEPWRVLRIQSEFVYGINALSSVGAAVAVFGSARFGESHPMYEQARRLGAMLADSGFAVITGGGPGIMEAANRGAQEAGGYSIGCNIELPFEQSSNPYLDLSVNFRYFFVRKTMFVKFSEGFIIFPGGFGTLDELFESLTLVQTRKINRFPILLYGKEYWKGLTDWIVGTLLERKAISPEDLNLLVVTDSLEEIRDCIVECYKTRCWATWKRSMGAKVDADPPGAPRTAPDPSKGDGE; via the coding sequence GTGACCGAGGACGAGCAGCTCCTCAATCGGGCCCTGCCCGCAGACCCCTCGCCACAGGTCGCGGCCCTGGGCGCCTTCACCCACTCCGAGCCCTGGCGCGTCCTGCGGATACAGAGCGAGTTCGTCTATGGGATCAATGCCCTCTCGAGCGTCGGCGCGGCCGTCGCGGTCTTCGGGTCGGCGCGATTCGGCGAGTCTCACCCGATGTACGAGCAGGCTCGCCGCCTGGGGGCCATGCTGGCCGATTCCGGCTTCGCCGTGATCACGGGCGGCGGGCCGGGCATCATGGAAGCCGCCAATAGGGGGGCACAGGAGGCCGGGGGCTACTCGATAGGCTGCAATATCGAACTGCCGTTCGAGCAGAGCAGCAACCCGTACCTCGACCTGTCCGTCAACTTCCGCTATTTCTTCGTCCGCAAGACGATGTTCGTGAAGTTCTCCGAGGGCTTCATCATCTTCCCGGGCGGATTCGGCACGCTCGACGAGCTGTTCGAGTCCCTGACCCTGGTTCAGACGAGGAAAATCAATCGCTTCCCGATCCTCCTCTATGGCAAGGAGTACTGGAAGGGCCTCACCGACTGGATCGTCGGGACCCTCCTCGAGCGGAAGGCCATCTCGCCCGAGGACCTCAACCTGCTCGTGGTGACGGACTCGCTCGAGGAGATCCGTGACTGCATCGTCGAGTGCTACAAGACACGATGCTGGGCGACCTGGAAGCGCTCCATGGGCGCGAAGGTGGATGCCGACCCGCCCGGCGCCCCGAGGACGGCCCCCGACCCGTCCAAGGGGGACGGCGAATGA
- the hemE gene encoding uroporphyrinogen decarboxylase → MPSPIVPAPQPASPDVLRDSPFLKACRREPAEITPVWLMRQAGRYMSEYRELRAKVSFLDLCKRPELATEVTVTAAEVLGVDAAILFADILLILEPLGFQLEFTKGEGPAIHNPVREAGDVDRVRPLQTAEPLGFVADAVRSIRAALNPATPLIGFAGAPFTVACYAIEGGGSRHYEKAKAFMYRDEGAWNVLMSRLVDATAIYLNSQVAAGAQAVQLFDSWVGTLSPADYRRFVQPHMRRLFGQLDPSVPSIHFGTDTGLLLTLQRDAGGSVIGLDWRVELDEAWDRLGPSVAVQGNLDPVVLFAPLPEIERQVGRILDQAGGRPGHIFNLGHGILPKTPVDHVRALIDMVHEKTSRN, encoded by the coding sequence ATGCCCAGCCCGATCGTCCCAGCCCCCCAACCCGCTTCCCCGGACGTCCTGCGGGATAGTCCGTTCCTGAAGGCTTGCCGCCGCGAGCCGGCGGAGATCACGCCGGTATGGCTGATGCGTCAGGCCGGCCGATACATGTCCGAGTACCGGGAGCTGCGGGCGAAGGTCTCCTTCCTGGATCTCTGCAAGCGGCCCGAGCTCGCGACCGAGGTGACCGTGACCGCGGCCGAGGTCCTCGGCGTGGATGCGGCGATCCTCTTCGCCGACATCCTCCTGATCCTGGAGCCGCTCGGTTTCCAGCTCGAGTTCACCAAGGGCGAGGGCCCGGCCATCCACAACCCCGTCCGCGAGGCCGGCGACGTGGACCGGGTCCGACCGCTCCAGACCGCGGAGCCCCTGGGGTTCGTCGCCGACGCCGTCCGGTCCATCCGCGCCGCGCTCAACCCGGCGACGCCGCTCATCGGCTTCGCGGGCGCGCCGTTCACCGTCGCCTGCTACGCCATCGAGGGGGGCGGCTCGCGGCATTACGAGAAGGCGAAGGCCTTCATGTACCGGGACGAGGGTGCCTGGAACGTCCTGATGTCCCGGCTCGTTGATGCGACCGCGATCTACCTCAACTCGCAGGTCGCGGCTGGTGCCCAGGCCGTGCAGCTCTTCGATAGCTGGGTCGGGACCCTCTCACCGGCCGATTACCGCCGGTTCGTCCAGCCCCACATGCGACGGCTGTTCGGCCAGCTGGACCCCTCGGTCCCGTCCATCCATTTCGGGACGGACACCGGCCTCCTCCTCACGCTCCAGCGCGATGCCGGCGGGTCCGTGATCGGGCTCGACTGGCGGGTCGAGCTGGATGAGGCCTGGGATCGACTCGGCCCATCCGTGGCGGTCCAGGGTAATCTGGACCCGGTGGTGCTGTTCGCCCCGCTGCCCGAGATCGAACGCCAGGTGGGCCGCATCCTCGATCAGGCCGGCGGGCGCCCGGGGCACATATTCAACCTGGGCCATGGCATCCTCCCCAAGACGCCGGTCGACCATGTCCGGGCCCTCATCGATATGGTCCACGAGAAGACGTCGCGGAATTGA